The Clupea harengus chromosome 6, Ch_v2.0.2, whole genome shotgun sequence genome contains a region encoding:
- the si:zfos-1069f5.1 gene encoding macrophage colony-stimulating factor 1 receptor encodes MTVLRAAPDYSSLLLYGCPQLLLIKRLDSDVILNVSSPLVLQCRGDALVTWQPRLARHKKHIVKGYARTQTQTFRVLRAEAEHTGTYKCVYTNTSLKHIYSTVHVYVGESCVLPCLITNPTLAPITLRLANGSAPPPDLNFTSDPHKGVKLLQLSHTHTGDYVCSAHSGDQLEIFSRTFSINVIPRLQAPPYVFLQQTKYVRIVGEELKISCTTHNPNFNYNITWIHNSSHALRVEEDVKSKGSQLDIESIYTIPEVTADDSGYITCVGTNEAGINSSSTHLQVIDEAYVRLRVVLPSELVGGGGVSEVSEGEDVEVQLLIEAYPDLTTHTWILPYNSTNKGHIYRHGPYRWEASLLLRRVNYQEQGLYTFTALSPKADASISFTLLMYPTPAPPTPTILYL; translated from the exons ATGACTGTCCTCAGAGCTGCTCCTGATTACTCCTCACTGCTCCTGTATGGCTGTCCTCAGCTGCTCCTCATTAAAAGGCT TGACTCAGACGTCATCCTGAACGTCAGCTCCCCATTGGTGCTGCAGTGCCGTGGTGATGCCCTGGTCACCTGGCAACCCCGGCTGGCCAGACATAAGAAGCACATCGTTAAGGGCTACGCGAGAACCCAGACCCAGACATTCCGAGTGCTACGAGCAGAGGcagaacacacaggaacatacaagtgtgtgtacaCCAACACCAGCCTGAAGCACATCTACTCCACCGTGCACGTGTAT GTGGGCGAGTCCTGTGTCCTGCCCTGTCTGATCACCAACCCCACCCTGGCACCCATCACACTGCGATTGGCTAATGGCTCGGCCCCGCCCCCTGACCTCAACTTCACCTCCGACCCCCACAAGGGCGTCAAGCTCCTTCAGCTGAGCCACACCCACACCGGTGACTACGTCTGCTCCGCCCACTCTGGAGATCAACTAGAGATCTTCTCCAGAACCTTCAGCATCAACGTCATCCCGA GGTTACAGGCTCCACCCTACGTGTTTCTGCAGCAGACTAAGTATGTGCGCATTGTGGGGGAGGAGCTAAAGATCAGCTGCACCACCCACAACCCCAACTTTAACTACAACATCACCTGGATACACAACTCCTCACAc GCGTTGCGTGTGGAGGAGGATGTAAAATCAAAGGGCAGTCAGCTGGACATCGAGAGCATCTACACCATTCCTGAGGTAACGGCAGACGATTCCGGATATATCACCTGTGTGGGAACCAACGAAGCTGGAATCAACAGCTCATCCACACATCTACAAGTGATAg aTGAGGCGTACGTGAGGCTGCGTGTGGTGCTCCCCTCTGAgctggttgggggtgggggggtgtcagAGGTGAGCGAGGGGGAGGATGTTGAGGTGCAGCTGCTGATTGAAGCCTACCCggacctcaccacacacacctggatctTGCCTTACAACTCCACCAACAAGGGACACATCTACCGCCATGGGCCCTACAg GTGGGaggcctctctgcttctccGGCGTGTGAACTATCAGGAGCAGGGCCTTTACACCTTCACTGCCCTCAGCCCCAAAGCCGATGCATccatctccttcactctcctcaTGTacc ccACCCCAGCACCACCTACCCCAACTATACTTTATCTGTGA